ATCTATCAAAATACCGAAGTGGGGTTGACTTCTGTTGAAGATAAAAGCCATTCTATTTATAACTGCATGTGTGATATTCTTATCAAATACTCTGTTCTAAATATATTTTCCTTACAGATGCCTCTCCAAAACACCACAGATACAGTTAAGCAAACAATTATTACAGAGTTCATCCTTATAGGGTTCAGGAATCTTCAAGAACTTCAAGCCCTTCTCTTCCTCTGCTTCCTGTTAATCTACATGATGACTTTGGCTGGGAATATCCTCATGGTTATACTTGTTGTAGCTGATAAGCATCTTCATATTCCAATGTACTTCTTCCTTGGGAATTTTTCCTGCCTGGAAACCTTCTATAGTTCAACCATCCTGCCCAAGACTCTGGTGAGCCTTCTGACTGGGAACAAAACCATTTCATTCAACCTCTGCTTTGTGCAGCATTACTTTTTTGCATCTCTAGGGGCAGCTGAGTGTTATCTTTTATCTGTGATGTCCTATGACCGGTACTTAGCAATATGCTGGCCTTTACATTATACAAACCGTATGAATGGAAAATTCTGTATACAATTGGTTGGCAGCTCTTTCCTTAGTGGGTTTCTAGCTATTTCAATAACAATAATATTAGTGTCTAGATTATCTTTTTGTGGCCCCAATGAAATTAATCATTTCTTCTGTGATGTTTTTCCTCTCATAGATTTGTCTTGCAGTGATACTCATCTTTTGAGAATCCTCATTTACCTTGTTGCCTCTGTTTTTACCCTCCCTCCATTTTTGCTAACCCTAATATCATATACTTGTATTATAACCACCATCATGAGGATCCCATCCACCGGTGGTAGGCAAAAGGCTTTTTCAACCTGCTCTTCTCACCTTATTGTGGTTACCATTTTTTATGGTACAATAACAATTGTCTACATCTTGCCCAATACTGATACATTGAGAGACTTCAATaaagttttatctgttttttatGCAGTCTTGACTCCTATGATAAATCCACTTGTCTATAGCCTGAGAAACAAAGAAGTCAAGAAGGCACTGAGGAGACAGATTGATCAGTTGTTTGTAAAAACATAGTCCACAAAATCCTACCATGACATGCTCAATAGCATCTTAGCCCTTAGACATGCTCAATGGCATCTTCTTTTTGCAAAAATATTTGCAAAAGGGTCTtctgtttaaacaaaaaaaagtttGGTTTAATATTTGGGAATTTTCAGTTTGAGTTCACCAATCCAAATTCCTCTTAATTTGCAGAATTAATTCTACAATTCTTCATATCCTAGCCAGAGTTCATTTATTTATGAAATATTTTACTCTGAACAGATTTCTCAAGGTGTTGAAAAATAAAGATGCACTGCCAGACATAGCAAGAACACAAAGGATAGACAAAATGTATTTAAAAAGAACTCAGCTAGTGAAAACAAAATTGTAGTGTGGTTCATGGAACAGTTAATTGCAGAAACAAAACATTCACACCTGAACAAATGTACAGTTAAATGAATCTACTTGGGGCTGTCAAGTCTGAGTATAACTTtggctcaaccaaagagcatgctgggtaggaCCAAaggagaaccaaatgctgctagtgcctctctactgttcccccctccctttcttagaaactctccctgctttgaaatggtgatgtgtgaaaagtcttatctgaaccttctcagttcaggcccgggggagtcctaggagcctagtaaaacatcaaggccagtacgcctaatcaacatgagaatgtattggtaacatctatgtgtgaatgtcctctgcacaatttccctgcccgtaggaatgcttttgaagtactctttatatgcaatgtatttactgtatgatTTCAGTCTCTTCAAGCTCTGGCCTAGGCCACAAGtgtccagtatcaataaactagtttctttgtatccacatcaactcattattgaatctgcagacttgacagggGCAAGTAAATGGACACTGGAACAAAATATCACAACTTTATAAAGTTATACTCAGACTTGACAGCCCCAAGTAGATTCATTTAACTGTACATTTGTTCAGGTGtaagggggtggagtgagctccCCTTTTTGAAGTactctttatatgcaatgtatttgcTGTATGATTTCAGTCTCTTCAAGCTCTGGCCTAGGCCGCaagcatccagtatcaataaactcgatgtgagttttatgtatttttaggtttttatgtattttattgtataattttaatcgtatttaaatcgacctctgttagcttttattgttgtaagcggccctgagcccacctcggtggggtagggcgggatataaatcgaataaagtaagtaagtaaagtaaactagtttctttgtatccacatcgactcattattgaatctgcagacttgacagggGCAAGTAAATGGACACTGGAACAAAATATCACAACTTTATATATAGTCTGCTGGTCTCACCCAGGAAAAGATCAAGGGGTCA
The sequence above is a segment of the Heteronotia binoei isolate CCM8104 ecotype False Entrance Well chromosome 15, APGP_CSIRO_Hbin_v1, whole genome shotgun sequence genome. Coding sequences within it:
- the LOC132583499 gene encoding olfactory receptor 2AP1-like codes for the protein MAGGAFSVVRYSATQGVEMPLQNTTDTVKQTIITEFILIGFRNLQELQALLFLCFLLIYMMTLAGNILMVILVVADKHLHIPMYFFLGNFSCLETFYSSTILPKTLVSLLTGNKTISFNLCFVQHYFFASLGAAECYLLSVMSYDRYLAICWPLHYTNRMNGKFCIQLVGSSFLSGFLAISITIILVSRLSFCGPNEINHFFCDVFPLIDLSCSDTHLLRILIYLVASVFTLPPFLLTLISYTCIITTIMRIPSTGGRQKAFSTCSSHLIVVTIFYGTITIVYILPNTDTLRDFNKVLSVFYAVLTPMINPLVYSLRNKEVKKALRRQIDQLFVKT